A single region of the Xenopus laevis strain J_2021 chromosome 4L, Xenopus_laevis_v10.1, whole genome shotgun sequence genome encodes:
- the dag1.L gene encoding dystroglycan 1 L homeolog isoform X1: MDIRCAGLSLPMLRTIMVLLMASCAWSAWPSDPTEVAQDWDNQLEASMHSLFPEIKETVAPMTGIPDSSALVGRPFKIHIPTEFLASSGETIKISEVGKETLPSWLHWEGNFLQGLPLDGDKGVYDISVASLHLAPNGSYVPHTTDVFSVEVHPEDHNEPQSVRVAGQETAEAIPFLCGTDEPVTLLTVILDADLTKMTPKQRVDLLNRMRDFSEVELFHMKLVPVVNNRLFDMSAFMAGPGNAKKVVENGALLSWKLGCGMDQNTVPNISSVEVPAKEGTMSAQLGYPVVGWHIANKKPQMPKRIRRQIYATPTPVTAIGPPTTAIHEPPERIVPTPTSPAIAPPTDTTAPPVREPIPLPGKPTVTIRTRGAIIHTPTLGPIHPTRIIETTSIVRPTMTRPIYVEPTAAVTPPSTTTKRPRVTTMKPATPPTTDSSTTTTKKPTRKPRTRPPKPLATTKAPATKFETTSSSRTRTSTSGVPNTDPELKNHIDKVVAWVGTYFEVKIPPDTFYDREDGTTDNLQLTLVPRIKASAGEKMWVMLNSTSQVMYGMPDYIHIGDHEYYLKAADKAGRTAVDALEIQVRNLFQKQPSPVKFHAKFHGDHNAVINDINKKILLVKKLAFAFGDRNSSSITLHNITKGSVVVDWTNNTFPTEPCPVEQVESVGKKIYDERGSPRQHFVNSVEPEYKLLNISLSFTGSCKHKNFRYIPMRPEEPIPTAVAPTVAADRNPEKSSEDDVYLHTVIPAVVVAAILLIAGIIAMICYRKKRKGKLTIEDQATFIKKGVPIIFADELDDSKPPPSSSMPLILKEEKAPLPPPEYPNQNVPETIPLNQDSLGEYTPLRDEDPNAPPYQPPPPFTTPMEGKGSRPKNMTPYRSPPPYVPP, translated from the exons ATGGATATTAGGTGTGCTGGACTTTCCCTTCCCATGCTGAGGACTATAATGGTGCTGCTTATGGCTTCTTGCGCTTGGTCAGCCTGGCCTAGCGATCCTACGGAAGTCGCTCAGGATTGGGACAATCAGCTAGAGGCCTCCATGCATTCGCTGTTCCCTGAAATCAAAGAGACAGTGGCACCAATGACAGGAATTCCGGACAGTTCTGCTTTGGTTGGCAGGCCCTTTAAAATCCACATCCCCACAGAATTTCTCGCTTCCAGTGGAGAAACAATCAAG ATTTCTGAAGTTGGAAAGGAGACATTGCCCTCTTGGTTACATTGGGAAGGTAATTTTTTGCAAGGTCTTCCCCTTGATGGGGACAAAGGGGTCTATGACATTTCTGTGGCCTCCCTGCACCTGGCACCAAATGGAAGTTATGTACCACATACCACAGATGTTTTCTCTGTAGAGGTTCATCCTGAGGACCACAATGAACCTCAATCTGTGCGAGTGGCAGGACAGGAAACCGCTGAAGCAATTCCTTTTCTATGTGGCACTGATGAGCCAGTAACACTTTTGACTGTAATTTTGGATGCAGACTTGACAAAAATGACACCAAAGCAGAGAGTGGATCTTCTGAACAGAATGAGAGACTTCTCTGAGGTAGAACTTTTTCACATGAAGTTAGTCCCCGTTGTAAACAACAGACTGTTTGACATGTCTGCCTTCATGGCTGGGCCAGGAAATGCAAAGAAAGTAGTAGAAAATGGAGCCTTGCTGTCTTGGAAACTTGGGTGTGGAATGGATCAGAACACTGTTCCAAACATCAGTTCTGTTGAGGTTCCCGCTAAAGAAGGCACAATGTCTGCCCAACTAGGTTATCCTGTTGTAGGCTGGcacattgcaaataaaaaacCCCAAATGCCTAAGAGAATTAGAAGGCAAATATATGCTACACCAACCCCTGTTACTGCTATTGGACCACCTACTACAGCTATTCATGAGCCTCCAGAAAGAATTGTGCCAACTCCCACTTCTCCTGCAATTGCTCCTCCAACTGACACAACAGCTCCCCCAGTTCGAGAACCTATACCTCTTCCAGGAAAACCAACAGTTACAATTAGAACAAGGGGTGCTATTATACACACTCCCACCCTTGGTCCAATCCACCCAACGAGGATAATAGAAACTACTAGTATAGTTCGCCCAACAATGACCAGGCCCATTTATGTAGAACCAACTGCTGCAGTTACACCTCCTTCTACTACTACAAAGAGGCCAAGAGTGACCACAATGAAACCTGCCACACCACCAACTACAGATTCTTCTACCACAACAACAAAgaaacccaccagaaaaccaagAACCCGACCCCCCAAGCCTCTTGCTACTACCAAAGCACCAGCCACAAAATTTGAGACTACATCATCGAGCCGTACCCGTACGTCTACCAGTGGGGTACCTAACACTGACCCCGAACTTAAAAATCATATTGATAAGGTTGTTGCATGGGTGGGTACCTACTTTGAGGTTAAAATTCCACCTGATACATTTTATGATAGAGAAGATGGTACCACTGATAATCTCCAGCTCACTTTGGTGCCACGAATAAAGGCAAGCGCTGGGGAGAAGATGTGGGTTATGCTCAATAGTACTAGCCAGGTTATGTATGGTATGCCTGACTATATACATATTGGAGACCATGAGTATTACTTGAAAGCTGCAGACAAAGCAGGGCGCACTGCGGTGGATGCTTTAGAAATCCAAGTCCGTAATCTGTTCCAAAAACAACCATCCCCTGTTAAATTTCATGCTAAGTTCCATGGGGATCACAATGCTGTGATTAACGATATTAATAAGAAAATTCTGCTAGTCAAAAAGCTGGCTTTTGCCTTTGGTGATAGAAACAGCAGCTCTATTACTTTGCATAATATCACCAAAGGTTCTGTGGTGGTGGACTGGACAAACAATACTTTCCCAACAGAACCATGTCCAGTAGAGCAAGTAGAAAGTGTTGGCAAAAAGATCTACGATGAACGTGGCAGTCCTCGTCAACATTTTGTTAACTCTGTGGAGCCAGAGTATAAACTTTTGAATATTTCTTTGTCTTTCACGGGAAGTTGTAAACATAAAAATTTCAGGTACATACCCATGAGACCAGAGGAACCCATTCCCACTGCGGTGGCACCGACTGTAGCTGCAGACAGAAACCCGGAGAAGAGCAGCGAAGATGATGTTTACCTTCACACTGTTATTCCTGCAGTGGTGGTGGCTGCCATTTTGTTAATTGCTGGCATCATAGCTATGATTTGTTATCGGAAGAAGAGGAAAGGCAAGTTGACCATAGAGGATCAGGCAACTTTTATCAAGAAGGGTGTTCCaattatttttgcagatgagttAGATGACTCCAAGCCTCCTCCTTCTTCCAGTATGCCACTGATTCTAAAGGAGGAGAAAGCTCCCCTTCCTCCTCCTGAGTATCCTAATCAAAATGTGCCAGAGACAATCCCTCTAAACCAAGACAGCTTGGGGGAGTACACACCTCTTAGGGATGAGGACCCCAATGCTCCCCCTTATCAACCTCCCCCACCTTTCACAACACCTATGGAAGGTAAAGGGTCACGCCCCAAAAACATGACCCCATACCGGTCACCACCCCCTTATGTACCTCCTTAA
- the dag1.L gene encoding dystroglycan 1 L homeolog precursor (The RefSeq protein has 1 substitution compared to this genomic sequence), translated as MDIRCAGLSLPMLRTIMVLLMASCAWSAWPSDPTEVAQDWDNQLEASMHSLFPEIKETVAPMTGIPDSSALVGRPFKIHIPTEFLASSGETIKISEVGKETLPSWLHWEGNFLQGLPLDGDKGVYDISVASLHLAPNGSYVPHTTDVFSVEVHPEDHNEPQSVRVAGQETAEAIPFLCGTDEPVTLLTVILDADLTKMTPKQRVDLLNRMRDFSEVELFHMKLVPVVNNRLFDMSAFMAGPGNAKKVVENGALLSWKLGCGMDQNTVPNISSVEVPAKEGTMSAQLGYPVVGWHIANKKPQMPKRIRRQIYATPTPVTAIGPPTTAIHEPPERIVPTPTSPAIAPPTDTTAPPVREPIPLPGKPTVTIRTRGAIIHTPTLGPIHPTRIIETTSIVRPTMTRPIYVEPTAAVTPPSTTTKRPRVTTMKPATPPTTDSSTTTTKKPTRKPRTRPPKPLATTKAPATKFETTSSSRTRTSTSGVPNTDPELKNHIDKVVAWVGTYFEVKIPPDTFYDREDGTTDNLQLTLVPRIKASAGEKMWVMLNSTSQVMYGMPDYIHIGDHEYYLKAADKAGRTAVDALEIQVRNLFQKQPSPVKFHAKFHGDHNSVINDINKKILLVKKLAFAFGDRNSSSITLHNITKGSVVVDWTNNTFPTEPCPVEQVESVGKKIYDERGSPRQHFVNSVEPEYKLLNISLSFTGSCKHKNFRYIPMRPEEPIPTAVAPTVAADRNPEKSSEDDVYLHTVIPAVVVAAILLIAGIIAMICYRKKRKGKLTIEDQATFIKKGVPIIFADELDDSKPPPSSSMPLILKEEKAPLPPPEYPNQNVPETIPLNQDSLGEYTPLRDEDPNAPPYQPPPPFTTPMEGKGSRPKNMTPYRSPPPYVPP; from the exons ATGGATATTAGGTGTGCTGGACTTTCCCTTCCCATGCTGAGGACTATAATGGTGCTGCTTATGGCTTCTTGCGCTTGGTCAGCCTGGCCTAGCGATCCTACGGAAGTCGCTCAGGATTGGGACAATCAGCTAGAGGCCTCCATGCATTCGCTGTTCCCTGAAATCAAAGAGACAGTGGCACCAATGACAGGAATTCCGGACAGTTCTGCTTTGGTTGGCAGGCCCTTTAAAATCCACATCCCCACAGAATTTCTCGCTTCCAGTGGAGAAACAATCAAG ATTTCTGAAGTTGGAAAGGAGACATTGCCCTCTTGGTTACATTGGGAAGGTAATTTTTTGCAAGGTCTTCCCCTTGATGGGGACAAAGGGGTCTATGACATTTCTGTGGCCTCCCTGCACCTGGCACCAAATGGAAGTTATGTACCACATACCACAGATGTTTTCTCTGTAGAGGTTCATCCTGAGGACCACAATGAACCTCAATCTGTGCGAGTGGCAGGACAGGAAACCGCTGAAGCAATTCCTTTTCTATGTGGCACTGATGAGCCAGTAACACTTTTGACTGTAATTTTGGATGCAGACTTGACAAAAATGACACCAAAGCAGAGAGTGGATCTTCTGAACAGAATGAGAGACTTCTCTGAGGTAGAACTTTTTCACATGAAGTTAGTCCCCGTTGTAAACAACAGACTGTTTGACATGTCTGCCTTCATGGCTGGGCCAGGAAATGCAAAGAAAGTAGTAGAAAATGGAGCCTTGCTGTCTTGGAAACTTGGGTGTGGAATGGATCAGAACACTGTTCCAAACATCAGTTCTGTTGAGGTTCCCGCTAAAGAAGGCACAATGTCTGCCCAACTAGGTTATCCTGTTGTAGGCTGGcacattgcaaataaaaaacCCCAAATGCCTAAGAGAATTAGAAGGCAAATATATGCTACACCAACCCCTGTTACTGCTATTGGACCACCTACTACAGCTATTCATGAGCCTCCAGAAAGAATTGTGCCAACTCCCACTTCTCCTGCAATTGCTCCTCCAACTGACACAACAGCTCCCCCAGTTCGAGAACCTATACCTCTTCCAGGAAAACCAACAGTTACAATTAGAACAAGGGGTGCTATTATACACACTCCCACCCTTGGTCCAATCCACCCAACGAGGATAATAGAAACTACTAGTATAGTTCGCCCAACAATGACCAGGCCCATTTATGTAGAACCAACTGCTGCAGTTACACCTCCTTCTACTACTACAAAGAGGCCAAGAGTGACCACAATGAAACCTGCCACACCACCAACTACAGATTCTTCTACCACAACAACAAAgaaacccaccagaaaaccaagAACCCGACCCCCCAAGCCTCTTGCTACTACCAAAGCACCAGCCACAAAATTTGAGACTACATCATCGAGCCGTACCCGTACGTCTACCAGTGGGGTACCTAACACTGACCCCGAACTTAAAAATCATATTGATAAGGTTGTTGCATGGGTGGGTACCTACTTTGAGGTTAAAATTCCACCTGATACATTTTATGATAGAGAAGATGGTACCACTGATAATCTCCAGCTCACTTTGGTGCCACGAATAAAGGCAAGCGCTGGGGAGAAGATGTGGGTTATGCTCAATAGTACTAGCCAGGTTATGTATGGTATGCCTGACTATATACATATTGGAGACCATGAGTATTACTTGAAAGCTGCAGACAAAGCAGGGCGCACTGCGGTGGATGCTTTAGAAATCCAAGTCCGTAATCTGTTCCAAAAACAACCATCCCCTGTTAAATTTCATGCTAAGTTCCATGGGGATCACAATGCTGTGATTAACGATATTAATAAGAAAATTCTGCTAGTCAAAAAGCTGGCTTTTGCCTTTGGTGATAGAAACAGCAGCTCTATTACTTTGCATAATATCACCAAAGGTTCTGTGGTGGTGGACTGGACAAACAATACTTTCCCAACAGAACCATGTCCAGTAGAGCAAGTAGAAAGTGTTGGCAAAAAGATCTACGATGAACGTGGCAGTCCTCGTCAACATTTTGTTAACTCTGTGGAGCCAGAGTATAAACTTTTGAATATTTCTTTGTCTTTCACGGGAAGTTGTAAACATAAAAATTTCAGGTACATACCCATGAGACCAGAGGAACCCATTCCCACTGCGGTGGCACCGACTGTAGCTGCAGACAGAAACCCGGAGAAGAGCAGCGAAGATGATGTTTACCTTCACACTGTTATTCCTGCAGTGGTGGTGGCTGCCATTTTGTTAATTGCTGGCATCATAGCTATGATTTGTTATCGGAAGAAGAGGAAAGGCAAGTTGACCATAGAGGATCAGGCAACTTTTATCAAGAAGGGTGTTCCaattatttttgcagatgagttAGATGACTCCAAGCCTCCTCCTTCTTCCAGTATGCCACTGATTCTAAAGGAGGAGAAAGCTCCCCTTCCTCCTCCTGAGTATCCTAATCAAAATGTGCCAGAGACAATCCCTCTAAACCAAGACAGCTTGGGGGAGTACACACCTCTTAGGGATGAGGACCCCAATGCTCCCCCTTATCAACCTCCCCCACCTTTCACAACACCTATGGAAGGTAAAGGGTCACGCCCCAAAAACATGACCCCATACCGGTCACCACCCCCTTATGTACCTCCTTAA